TGGAAGACCAAGGGCTTGGGGGCCTCCCGGAGCCGGACCACCCCCTTGCCCCGGAGGAGACGGGAGCCGTGCAGGAGGAGGAGGACCCCTTTGAGCCAGGCTTCGAGGTCCCCCAGGGAGGCCTCCCCTGGGAGGACCACCACCCGGGCGTGGGCGTGGAGGTGGACCCCAGGGTGGAGGATGCGCAGGCTCCGGGGCGGGAAAAGGACCTCCTCCCCCCCCACCCCCCCCCCCCCC
The Thermus aquaticus DNA segment above includes these coding regions:
- a CDS encoding GTP-binding protein translates to GGGGVGGEEVLFPPRSLRILHPGVHLHAHARVVVLPGEASLGDLEAWLKGVLLLLHGSRLLRGKGVVRLREAPKPLVFHLELGFAEARDGLNHLVFIGEGLDRRSLDEGARR